Proteins encoded within one genomic window of Streptomyces taklimakanensis:
- a CDS encoding alpha,alpha-trehalose-phosphate synthase (UDP-forming), whose translation MVTRHQVLVASNRGPVSYSVGEDGSLTAKRGGGGLVSGLSAVKGDAVWVCAALGDGDREAARRTGGALDPADTGGQAVRMLDIPPSVFADAYNGIANSVLWFVHHMLYQTPLEPAFDTAFERQWRSYETYNAAFADALAEEAAEGAAVLVQDYHLTLAPGMLRERRPDLRIGHFSHTPWAPADYFRMLPDDPDGGVAAQVLRGVLGADRAAFLTQRWANAFTECCVRLLGAEVTVSDDGEMVVTHEGRETRIGVHGLGADGDFLRERSRRPDVDERMASLREQIGRAPDGTPRKAVVRVDRTELSKNIVRGLHAYRRLLDERPEWRGRVVHVAFAYPSRQDLAVYRDYTAEVSRVADGINAEYGTADWTPVVLHVKDDFARSLAAYRLADVALVNPIRDGMNLVAKEVPVVSDDGCALVLSREAGAFAELAEDAITVNPYDIGATADALHRALTMDAGERAERTERLASAATALPPTTWFTDQLDALRG comes from the coding sequence ATGGTCACTCGGCACCAGGTACTCGTCGCGTCCAACCGCGGGCCCGTCTCCTACTCCGTCGGGGAGGACGGCTCGTTGACCGCCAAACGCGGCGGCGGAGGACTGGTCTCCGGGCTGTCGGCGGTCAAGGGCGACGCGGTGTGGGTGTGCGCGGCGCTGGGCGACGGAGACCGCGAGGCCGCCCGTCGCACGGGCGGCGCCCTGGACCCGGCCGACACCGGCGGCCAGGCGGTGCGGATGCTGGACATACCGCCGTCGGTCTTCGCGGACGCCTACAACGGCATCGCCAACTCCGTGCTGTGGTTCGTCCACCACATGCTCTACCAGACCCCGCTGGAACCCGCCTTCGACACCGCCTTCGAGCGGCAGTGGCGCTCCTACGAGACGTACAACGCCGCCTTCGCCGACGCCCTCGCCGAGGAGGCCGCCGAGGGAGCGGCCGTCCTCGTGCAGGACTACCACCTCACCCTCGCCCCCGGCATGCTCCGCGAGCGCCGGCCCGACCTGCGCATCGGCCACTTCTCGCACACGCCCTGGGCCCCGGCGGACTACTTCCGGATGCTGCCGGACGATCCCGACGGCGGGGTGGCCGCCCAGGTGCTGCGCGGCGTCCTCGGCGCCGACCGCGCCGCCTTCCTCACCCAGCGGTGGGCCAACGCGTTCACCGAGTGCTGCGTGCGGCTGCTGGGGGCGGAGGTCACCGTGAGCGACGACGGCGAGATGGTCGTGACGCACGAGGGGCGCGAGACGCGGATAGGCGTCCACGGGTTGGGCGCCGACGGCGACTTCCTCCGCGAGCGCTCCCGACGGCCGGACGTGGACGAGCGGATGGCGTCCCTGCGCGAGCAGATCGGCCGCGCCCCGGACGGCACGCCGCGCAAGGCGGTCGTCCGGGTGGACCGCACCGAGCTGTCCAAGAACATCGTCCGCGGTCTGCACGCCTACCGGCGGCTGCTGGACGAGCGTCCCGAGTGGCGCGGCCGCGTCGTGCACGTCGCCTTCGCCTACCCCTCCCGGCAGGACCTGGCCGTCTACCGCGACTACACCGCCGAGGTCTCCCGGGTCGCCGACGGGATCAACGCGGAGTACGGCACGGCGGACTGGACGCCGGTCGTACTGCACGTCAAGGACGACTTCGCACGCTCCCTCGCCGCGTACCGGCTGGCCGACGTGGCCCTGGTCAACCCGATCAGGGACGGCATGAACCTGGTCGCCAAGGAGGTCCCGGTGGTCTCCGACGACGGCTGCGCGCTGGTGCTCTCCCGCGAGGCCGGGGCCTTCGCCGAGCTGGCCGAGGACGCGATCACCGTCAACCCCTACGACATCGGCGCCACCGCCGACGCCCTGCACCGGGCGCTGACGATGGACGCGGGCGAACGCGCCGAGCGCACCGAGCGGCTCGCCTCGGCGGCCACCGCGCTGCCGCCCACCACCTGGTTCACCGACCAGCTCGACGCCCTGCGCGGCTGA
- the otsB gene encoding trehalose-phosphatase, with the protein MGSHSSHLRPEHLPTPTTPAGRDGLAALLADPGRAVVALDFDGTIAPIVPDPDRARAHPDAVPVLARLAPALRAVVIVTGRPAEVAARYGGFAGVPGLEHLVVLGAYGAERWDAATGETRTPPPHPGVEAVRTELPGLLEKAGAPEGTRTEDKGRAVAVHTRRAADPQGAFELLRAPLEELAARHGLAVEPGRLVLELRPPGMDKGVALSDFLRETGAGSVLYGGDDLGDLAAYDAVDRLRGEGLPGLLVCSGSEEVTALAERADLVVDGPAGVVSLLGAVADALTDAPTDTPTD; encoded by the coding sequence ATGGGCAGCCACTCCTCACACCTCCGTCCGGAGCATCTCCCCACTCCGACCACCCCCGCCGGGCGCGACGGCCTCGCCGCGTTGCTGGCCGACCCCGGGCGGGCCGTGGTCGCACTCGACTTCGACGGCACGATCGCGCCGATCGTCCCCGATCCCGACCGGGCCCGCGCCCACCCCGACGCCGTTCCCGTCCTGGCCCGGCTGGCGCCCGCGCTGCGGGCCGTGGTGATCGTCACCGGCCGTCCGGCCGAGGTGGCGGCGCGCTACGGCGGTTTCGCCGGGGTGCCGGGCCTGGAGCACCTGGTGGTGCTCGGCGCGTACGGTGCGGAGCGCTGGGACGCCGCCACGGGCGAGACGCGCACCCCGCCGCCCCACCCCGGTGTGGAGGCGGTGCGCACCGAACTGCCGGGCCTGCTGGAGAAGGCGGGCGCACCGGAGGGCACCCGGACCGAGGACAAGGGCCGGGCCGTCGCCGTCCACACCCGGCGCGCCGCCGATCCACAGGGCGCCTTCGAGCTGCTGCGCGCCCCCCTGGAGGAGCTGGCCGCGCGGCACGGTCTGGCCGTCGAACCCGGCCGGCTCGTCCTGGAGCTGCGACCCCCGGGCATGGACAAGGGCGTCGCCCTGTCGGACTTCCTCCGCGAGACGGGCGCCGGTTCGGTGCTCTACGGCGGTGACGACCTGGGCGACCTGGCCGCGTACGACGCGGTGGACCGACTGCGCGGCGAGGGCCTGCCGGGGCTGCTGGTGTGCAGCGGCAGTGAGGAGGTCACCGCACTGGCCGAGCGGGCGGATTTGGTCGTGGACGGTCCCGCCGGGGTCGTCTCCCTGCTGGGCGCGGTGGCGGACGCCCTGACGGACGCCCCGACGGACACCCCGACGGATTGA
- a CDS encoding DUF3263 domain-containing protein, with amino-acid sequence MSTGNERPHEGEGLSEEDEAVLAVERRGWPTPGAKERAIRERLGMSPTRYYQVLNALLDDPRALARDPVTVNRLRRRRDEQRGRRR; translated from the coding sequence GTGAGCACCGGGAACGAGCGGCCGCACGAGGGCGAGGGCCTGTCCGAGGAGGACGAGGCCGTGCTCGCCGTCGAACGGCGCGGTTGGCCCACCCCCGGTGCCAAGGAGCGGGCGATACGCGAGCGGCTGGGCATGTCCCCGACGCGCTACTACCAGGTGCTCAACGCCCTGCTGGACGATCCGCGCGCCCTCGCCCGCGACCCCGTCACCGTCAACCGGCTCCGCCGCCGCCGGGACGAGCAGCGCGGCCGGCGCCGGTAG
- a CDS encoding SIS domain-containing protein, with product MAAAEQSRTATEIATQPACWRRAVEAAEGAVESLPRPGERVAVTGCGTSWFMAQSYAALREAAGQGETDAHAASEFPVGRSYDRVVAITRSGTTSEVLHLLGELAGRVPTTALTADPNTPVVDAADRVVVLEWADEESVVQTRFATSALALLRAGLERHGGLPAGVKTVARAAVDAERAVTQPLPEAVLAAEQWTFLGRGWTYGLALEAALKMREAAGAWTEAYPAMEYRHGPIAVTGPGRVAWLLGSLPDGLAGDVERVGGTLLAESDCPATGEGALDPMADLIRAQRLAVALAESRGADPDRPRNLTRSVILG from the coding sequence ATGGCCGCCGCCGAGCAGTCCCGCACCGCCACCGAGATCGCCACCCAGCCCGCCTGCTGGCGGCGGGCGGTCGAGGCCGCGGAGGGCGCCGTCGAGTCGCTGCCGCGGCCGGGCGAGCGGGTGGCGGTGACCGGCTGCGGCACCTCGTGGTTCATGGCCCAGTCCTACGCGGCGCTGCGCGAGGCGGCCGGGCAGGGCGAGACGGACGCCCACGCCGCCTCGGAGTTCCCCGTCGGACGCTCCTACGACCGGGTGGTGGCCATCACCCGCTCCGGAACCACCTCCGAGGTGCTCCACCTGCTGGGCGAGCTGGCGGGCCGCGTCCCCACCACCGCCCTGACCGCCGACCCGAACACCCCCGTCGTGGACGCGGCCGACCGGGTGGTCGTCCTGGAGTGGGCGGACGAGGAGTCGGTCGTCCAGACTCGCTTCGCCACCTCCGCCCTGGCGCTGCTGCGCGCCGGGCTGGAGCGGCACGGCGGACTTCCGGCCGGGGTCAAGACGGTGGCGCGGGCGGCCGTCGACGCGGAGCGGGCCGTCACCCAGCCGCTGCCGGAAGCGGTGCTGGCCGCCGAGCAGTGGACGTTCCTGGGACGCGGCTGGACGTACGGACTGGCCCTGGAGGCGGCCCTGAAGATGCGCGAGGCGGCCGGCGCGTGGACGGAGGCGTACCCCGCGATGGAGTACCGCCACGGCCCCATCGCCGTCACCGGCCCCGGCCGGGTGGCCTGGCTGCTGGGGTCCCTGCCGGACGGGCTGGCGGGCGACGTGGAGCGGGTGGGCGGCACCCTGCTGGCCGAATCCGACTGTCCGGCCACGGGCGAGGGCGCCCTGGACCCGATGGCCGACCTGATCCGCGCCCAGCGCCTGGCCGTCGCCCTCGCCGAGTCCCGCGGCGCCGACCCGGACCGTCCCCGCAACCTGACCCGCAGCGTGATCCTGGGCTGA
- a CDS encoding ROK family protein yields MKAALVGADHAPLHRARRPTGRDEGPDAVVDNVLSFVTELRETGLRRYGAEPAAVGIAVPGIVDDATGTAVYSANLDWRDVPLRDLLAKRLDAPGTPIALGHDVRTGGLAEGRIGAGAGTDRFLFVALGTGVAGAIGIDGRVEPGAHGGAGEIGHITVRPDGPECGCGRRGCLEVFASAAAVGRAWAAACGDPAATAADAAEAVTAGDPRALAVWRDALDALAEGLVTAITLVDPRVLIVGGGLAEAGETLLAPLREAVRARVTFQQLPTIVPAALGDAAGCLGAGLLAWDLLSAEVSSR; encoded by the coding sequence ATGAAGGCCGCCCTCGTGGGCGCCGACCACGCGCCGCTCCACCGGGCGCGCCGCCCCACCGGACGGGACGAGGGGCCCGACGCGGTGGTGGACAACGTCCTCTCCTTCGTCACCGAGCTGCGCGAGACGGGCCTGCGGCGGTACGGCGCCGAGCCCGCGGCCGTGGGCATCGCCGTCCCCGGGATCGTCGACGACGCGACGGGCACGGCCGTCTACTCCGCCAACCTCGACTGGCGGGACGTGCCGCTGCGCGACCTGCTCGCCAAGCGGCTGGACGCCCCCGGCACCCCGATCGCCCTGGGCCACGACGTGCGCACCGGCGGACTCGCCGAGGGCCGGATCGGAGCCGGCGCGGGCACGGACCGCTTCCTGTTCGTGGCGCTGGGCACCGGCGTCGCCGGGGCCATCGGCATCGACGGCCGGGTGGAGCCCGGCGCCCACGGCGGCGCCGGCGAGATCGGGCACATCACCGTGCGCCCCGACGGCCCCGAGTGCGGCTGCGGGCGACGCGGCTGCCTGGAGGTGTTCGCCTCCGCCGCCGCCGTCGGCCGGGCCTGGGCCGCCGCGTGCGGCGATCCGGCGGCGACGGCCGCCGACGCCGCCGAGGCCGTCACCGCCGGCGACCCGCGGGCGCTCGCCGTCTGGCGCGACGCCCTCGACGCTCTCGCCGAGGGCCTGGTCACCGCCATCACCCTGGTGGACCCCCGGGTGCTGATCGTCGGCGGCGGTCTCGCCGAGGCGGGCGAGACGCTCCTCGCGCCGTTGCGCGAGGCCGTGCGCGCCCGGGTCACCTTCCAGCAGCTCCCCACCATCGTTCCGGCGGCCCTGGGGGACGCCGCCGGGTGCCTGGGCGCGGGCCTCCTCGCCTGGGACCTACTCTCCGCGGAGGTTTCGAGCCGATGA
- the nagA gene encoding N-acetylglucosamine-6-phosphate deacetylase has translation MTPTTTPTTTPTTRPTRRAVLTGARVVLPDGVAEDGRVTVEGGRIAEDVPGEAGTLDLSGHWVVPGFVDIHVHGGGGASFSAGSAEEALEVVATHRAHGTTTMVASTVTGDLDDLARQAAVLSELVEQGDLAGVHFEGPFIARSRCGAHDPALLRDPDPADVRKLVEAARGTARMVTLAPELPGGLESVRMLADSGVIAAVGHTDADYEATVRAVAAGATVATHLFNAMPTLLHRTPGPVAALLEDERVTVELINDGTHLHPAVLELAFARAGADRVAFVTDAMGAAGMGDGVYPLGPLQVRVTDGVARLVEGGSIAGSTLTLDTALRRAVTVDGLPVADAVRALTATPARMLGVADRVGGIEPGKDADLVVLDGDYRVVGVMRKGAWVVAPPTAAATATTAAAGAVGRPGVSESSGAA, from the coding sequence ATGACGCCGACCACGACACCGACCACGACACCGACCACACGGCCCACCCGGCGCGCAGTGCTGACCGGTGCCAGGGTGGTACTGCCGGACGGCGTGGCCGAGGACGGTCGGGTGACCGTCGAGGGCGGCCGGATCGCCGAGGACGTCCCCGGCGAGGCGGGCACCCTCGACCTGTCGGGCCACTGGGTCGTGCCCGGCTTCGTCGACATACACGTCCACGGCGGTGGCGGCGCGTCCTTCTCCGCGGGCAGCGCCGAGGAGGCGCTGGAGGTCGTGGCCACCCACCGGGCGCACGGCACCACCACGATGGTCGCCTCCACCGTGACCGGCGATCTGGACGACCTGGCCCGGCAGGCGGCCGTGCTGTCGGAGTTGGTGGAGCAGGGCGATCTGGCGGGCGTCCACTTCGAGGGGCCGTTCATCGCCCGCAGCCGCTGCGGCGCCCACGACCCGGCCCTGCTGCGCGATCCGGACCCGGCCGACGTGCGCAAGCTGGTGGAGGCGGCGCGCGGCACGGCCCGCATGGTGACGTTGGCGCCGGAGCTGCCCGGTGGTCTGGAGTCGGTGCGGATGCTCGCCGACAGCGGGGTGATCGCGGCCGTCGGCCACACCGACGCCGATTACGAGGCCACGGTCCGGGCCGTGGCGGCGGGCGCGACGGTCGCCACGCACCTGTTCAACGCGATGCCCACGCTGCTGCACCGCACGCCCGGCCCGGTGGCCGCGCTGCTGGAGGACGAGCGGGTCACCGTCGAGCTGATCAACGACGGCACCCATCTGCACCCGGCCGTCCTGGAGCTGGCCTTCGCCCGCGCGGGCGCGGACCGGGTCGCCTTCGTCACCGACGCCATGGGAGCGGCCGGGATGGGCGACGGCGTCTACCCGCTCGGCCCGCTCCAGGTGCGGGTCACCGACGGGGTCGCCCGGCTGGTGGAGGGCGGTTCGATCGCGGGCTCCACGCTCACCCTGGACACCGCGCTGCGGCGTGCGGTGACGGTGGACGGCCTGCCGGTGGCGGACGCGGTGCGGGCGCTGACGGCCACCCCGGCGCGGATGCTGGGGGTCGCCGACCGGGTGGGCGGCATCGAACCGGGCAAGGACGCGGACCTGGTGGTGCTGGACGGCGACTACCGGGTGGTGGGCGTGATGCGCAAGGGGGCGTGGGTGGTCGCTCCCCCGACCGCCGCAGCCACCGCAACCACCGCAGCCGCCGGAGCCGTCGGAAGGCCCGGGGTGTCCGAGTCGTCCGGGGCCGCCTGA
- a CDS encoding 1-phosphofructokinase family hexose kinase, protein MILTVTLNAALDITYRVPRVEPHASHRVREVVEKPGGKGLNVSRVLAALGHETLVTGFAGGPSGERLRALLAEVTEEGPVGDALVPVGGNTRRTVGVVDGGGGATLFNEPGPLIAPAEWDRFLSTYDDLLRDATAVALCGSLPPGVPVGAYGTLVRAARAAGVPVLLDTSGEPLLRGLAARPDAVKPNAEELAGITGTTEPLRAAELVRRRGAHAVVASLGADGLLALTPDGSWRVEPPRRLSGNPTGAGDSVVAALLAGLVEELPWPERLARAAALSAATVRAPAAGEFDRAAYEELLPEVRVAARLVAA, encoded by the coding sequence ATGATCCTGACCGTCACGCTCAACGCGGCGTTGGACATCACCTACCGCGTGCCCCGTGTGGAGCCCCACGCCTCCCACCGGGTGCGGGAGGTCGTCGAGAAACCGGGCGGCAAGGGCCTGAACGTGTCCCGGGTACTGGCCGCGCTGGGCCACGAGACGTTGGTGACCGGCTTCGCCGGCGGACCGTCGGGCGAACGGCTGCGGGCGCTGCTGGCGGAGGTGACGGAGGAGGGACCGGTCGGGGACGCGCTCGTTCCCGTCGGCGGGAACACCCGCCGCACCGTCGGGGTCGTGGACGGGGGCGGCGGCGCCACCCTGTTCAACGAGCCGGGGCCGCTGATCGCCCCCGCCGAGTGGGACCGCTTCCTGAGCACCTACGACGACCTCCTGCGCGACGCCACCGCCGTCGCGCTCTGCGGCAGTCTGCCGCCCGGCGTGCCCGTGGGCGCGTACGGGACGCTGGTGCGCGCCGCGCGCGCCGCCGGAGTACCGGTGCTGCTGGACACCAGCGGGGAGCCGCTGCTGCGCGGGCTCGCCGCCCGGCCGGACGCCGTCAAGCCCAACGCCGAGGAACTGGCCGGGATAACGGGCACCACCGAGCCGCTGCGGGCGGCGGAACTGGTGCGGCGGCGCGGGGCGCACGCGGTGGTGGCCTCGCTGGGGGCCGACGGCCTGCTGGCGCTCACTCCGGACGGCTCCTGGCGCGTCGAGCCGCCCCGACGGCTGTCCGGGAACCCGACGGGCGCGGGCGACTCGGTGGTGGCCGCGCTGCTGGCCGGACTGGTCGAGGAGCTGCCCTGGCCGGAGCGGCTGGCCCGGGCCGCCGCCCTGTCGGCGGCGACGGTACGGGCGCCGGCCGCGGGCGAGTTCGACCGGGCGGCCTACGAGGAGTTGCTGCCCGAGGTGCGGGTCGCCGCACGGTTGGTGGCGGCCTGA
- a CDS encoding class II fructose-bisphosphate aldolase, with protein sequence MPLVGTGELVARARAAGHGVAAFNVITLEHAEAIAAGAEAAGTGAVLQISENAVRFHGGRLGPPAAAAAAVARASDAPLALHLDHVESTELLRAAPDAGFGSVMFDASKLPYAGNVEATAEAVRFGHRHGMWVEAELGRVGGKPGDPAPERGTLDAHAPGVRTDPDEARAYVAATGVDALAVAVGSSHAMTERTAVLDHDLIGELRRAVPVPLVLHGSSGVPDGELRRAVASGMVKINVGTALNTAFTGAVRALLERDPSAVDPRRYLTPAREAMAETVASFLRVVSR encoded by the coding sequence ATGCCACTGGTGGGGACCGGGGAACTCGTCGCGCGGGCGCGCGCGGCCGGGCACGGCGTCGCGGCGTTCAACGTGATCACGTTGGAGCACGCCGAGGCGATCGCCGCCGGCGCGGAGGCCGCGGGCACCGGTGCGGTCCTCCAGATCTCCGAGAACGCCGTGCGGTTCCACGGCGGCCGGCTCGGCCCGCCGGCCGCCGCGGCGGCGGCCGTGGCCCGCGCCTCCGACGCGCCGCTGGCCCTGCACCTGGACCACGTGGAGAGCACCGAGCTGCTGCGGGCCGCTCCCGACGCGGGCTTCGGTTCGGTGATGTTCGACGCCTCGAAGCTGCCCTACGCCGGGAACGTCGAGGCCACCGCCGAGGCCGTCCGCTTCGGCCACCGGCACGGGATGTGGGTGGAGGCCGAGCTGGGGCGCGTCGGCGGCAAGCCCGGCGACCCGGCACCGGAGCGCGGCACGCTCGACGCGCACGCCCCCGGGGTCCGTACCGATCCGGACGAGGCACGGGCGTACGTCGCCGCCACGGGTGTGGACGCGCTCGCCGTCGCGGTGGGCAGCTCCCACGCGATGACCGAGCGGACCGCCGTCCTCGACCACGACCTCATCGGCGAGCTACGGCGGGCCGTCCCCGTGCCGCTGGTGCTGCACGGCTCGTCCGGGGTGCCGGACGGGGAGCTGCGGCGGGCGGTCGCCTCCGGCATGGTCAAGATCAATGTGGGGACGGCGCTGAACACCGCCTTCACCGGCGCCGTCCGCGCCCTCCTGGAGCGGGATCCCTCGGCCGTCGATCCCCGCCGGTACCTGACACCGGCGCGGGAGGCGATGGCGGAGACGGTGGCTTCCTTCCTGCGGGTGGTCTCCCGCTGA